Proteins encoded within one genomic window of Lysinibacillus louembei:
- a CDS encoding HIT family protein — MSECLFCKIIDGSIPSTKVYEDEHVYAFMDIMPLTKGHTLLIPKTHCRDLMEMPEEVASHLYAAAPKVAKAIQAAFNPAGLNTVNNNGAAAGQTVFHYHLHFIPRYDETDGLRLVWTTTQPSREELTEAAEAIKSFL; from the coding sequence ATGAGTGAGTGCTTATTTTGTAAAATTATCGACGGCTCTATCCCAAGTACGAAAGTATATGAAGACGAGCATGTTTATGCCTTTATGGATATTATGCCATTAACAAAGGGACATACTTTACTAATTCCGAAAACGCATTGCCGTGATTTAATGGAAATGCCTGAGGAAGTAGCAAGCCATTTATATGCGGCGGCACCAAAAGTAGCAAAGGCAATTCAAGCAGCGTTCAATCCAGCTGGCTTAAATACAGTAAACAACAATGGAGCCGCTGCTGGACAAACGGTATTCCATTACCATTTACATTTCATCCCTCGCTACGATGAAACGGATGGTCTGCGCTTAGTTTGGACAACAACACAGCCTTCACGTGAAGAGTTAACAGAGGCGGCAGAAGCGATTAAATCATTCCTCTGA
- a CDS encoding ABC transporter ATP-binding protein — protein sequence MTILQVTNVTGGYTRKPVIKNLSFTIEKGELVGLIGLNGAGKSTTIKHIIGTLLPQEGEIRLNGVTLKENMDAYRTSFSYIPETPILYDELTLKEHLELTAMAYGLDEKALKERSSFLLKEFRMEKRLNWFPSHFSKGMRQKVMIMSAFLINPSLYIIDEPFVGLDPLGIQSLLEQMDMKKREGASILMSTHILSTAEKYCDRIILLHEGHVRAQGTMDDLRAAFNMPNASLDDLYIAMTKEQDNNEQHE from the coding sequence ATGACAATTTTACAAGTGACAAATGTGACAGGTGGCTATACACGTAAGCCTGTAATTAAAAATTTATCGTTCACAATTGAAAAAGGGGAGCTAGTTGGTTTAATCGGGCTAAATGGTGCAGGGAAAAGTACAACGATTAAGCATATTATCGGTACGCTGTTACCACAGGAGGGCGAAATTCGCTTAAACGGTGTGACATTAAAGGAAAATATGGATGCCTATCGCACGTCTTTTTCCTATATTCCAGAAACGCCAATTTTATATGATGAACTTACATTGAAGGAGCATTTAGAGCTAACAGCGATGGCTTATGGCTTAGATGAGAAGGCTTTAAAGGAACGCTCCTCCTTTTTATTAAAGGAATTTAGAATGGAGAAGCGCCTAAACTGGTTCCCATCACACTTTTCCAAAGGGATGCGACAAAAGGTCATGATTATGAGTGCTTTTTTAATTAACCCAAGCCTTTATATTATTGACGAGCCTTTTGTTGGCTTAGATCCGCTCGGCATTCAATCGTTACTAGAGCAAATGGATATGAAAAAACGAGAGGGTGCTTCCATTTTAATGTCAACACATATTTTATCGACGGCTGAAAAATATTGTGACCGCATTATTTTATTGCACGAAGGACATGTTCGTGCACAAGGTACGATGGACGATTTGCGAGCAGCCTTCAATATGCCAAATGCGAGCTTGGATGATTTATATATCGCAATGACGAAGGAGCAAGACAACAATGAACAACATGAATAA
- a CDS encoding ABC transporter permease has product MNNMNNIWKARFVHYINEVQKYMRFIVTGHIAIVFVFVIGAAGYQYSEWLKVAPASFPAEWLVAAAVGLVLAFSRPTTLIREPDQVYLLPLETQMPAYFKKAVNWTFWSQLIVPVIVYIVAIPLLNTVTELSSLQVWLGLAFVIALKYLNVKIEFNYRFANRGHAIVIDRLARGALSILAIETALTASIYMAAIYLVLFIAYNMSLKKRVADQPVPYEHFVRLEQNRMLRFYRFANYFTDVPHLRGTIRHRAWLDGVYKWIPFAQKNTQLYLVWRTFIRTDDHFYLWVRLTAIAAVITAFVDISIVAWIVAAALAFATTLQLKVALLSNGEFRMDMLFPIAPTQRKQAVEKLLRIASVVQAVIVTLCAMMQPHFYVIFVVMIAVSELTLRLSKK; this is encoded by the coding sequence ATGAACAACATGAATAATATATGGAAGGCGCGCTTCGTGCATTATATTAATGAAGTGCAAAAATATATGCGCTTTATTGTGACAGGACATATCGCCATTGTTTTTGTCTTCGTTATAGGTGCTGCAGGCTATCAATATAGCGAATGGCTGAAAGTAGCACCAGCAAGCTTTCCTGCTGAGTGGCTTGTAGCAGCTGCTGTTGGGCTTGTGCTCGCATTTAGTCGCCCAACAACGCTCATTCGAGAGCCCGACCAAGTATATTTATTACCGTTAGAAACGCAAATGCCTGCTTATTTTAAAAAGGCAGTTAATTGGACATTTTGGTCACAGTTGATTGTTCCTGTTATTGTCTATATTGTGGCGATTCCGTTGTTAAATACAGTGACAGAGCTATCGTCATTGCAGGTTTGGTTAGGTCTTGCTTTTGTTATTGCTTTAAAGTATTTGAATGTGAAAATTGAATTTAATTATCGCTTTGCCAACCGTGGACATGCAATTGTCATTGACCGTTTAGCGCGCGGGGCATTGTCAATTTTAGCAATTGAAACAGCGTTAACAGCAAGCATTTATATGGCTGCCATTTATTTAGTGCTATTCATTGCTTACAATATGTCTCTGAAAAAGCGCGTGGCAGACCAGCCTGTACCATACGAACATTTTGTACGCTTAGAGCAAAATCGCATGCTACGCTTTTATCGCTTTGCGAATTATTTCACAGATGTACCTCATTTACGTGGTACGATTCGCCATCGTGCATGGCTAGATGGCGTGTATAAATGGATACCATTTGCACAAAAAAACACGCAGCTTTATTTAGTATGGCGCACGTTTATTCGTACAGATGACCATTTTTATTTATGGGTGCGTTTAACGGCGATTGCCGCAGTGATTACAGCTTTTGTCGATATTTCGATTGTGGCATGGATTGTAGCTGCTGCACTTGCCTTTGCAACAACACTACAGCTAAAGGTTGCCCTGCTATCGAACGGTGAATTTCGCATGGATATGCTATTCCCTATTGCTCCAACACAGCGAAAGCAGGCAGTTGAAAAGCTGTTACGCATTGCAAGTGTTGTGCAAGCGGTGATTGTAACGCTTTGCGCGATGATGCAGCCGCATTTTTATGTGATTTTTGTTGTGATGATTGCTGTAAGTGAATTGACGCTACGCTTGTCGAAGAAATAG
- a CDS encoding antibiotic biosynthesis monooxygenase family protein, with amino-acid sequence MYIYFTSGTADYMEKIRTQHNSDSIFIMYGEGNTLLLEESEKKKSVFAVPRKYEVLDTVGDLQQKGYFVMNNIPVSDEGRPVFEHRFLNRAGAIEDEPGFIAFRLLRPLDSDTYIVLTQWAGPASFEAWQSSQAFKKAHSERPATSPAQNIFSGKSYVTKYSAPVDEE; translated from the coding sequence ATGTATATTTATTTCACATCAGGCACAGCGGATTATATGGAGAAAATTCGCACACAGCATAACAGTGATTCCATTTTTATTATGTACGGTGAGGGCAATACACTTTTACTTGAAGAAAGCGAGAAGAAAAAATCCGTTTTCGCTGTACCACGCAAATATGAAGTATTAGATACAGTAGGTGATTTGCAGCAAAAAGGCTATTTTGTTATGAACAATATTCCCGTTTCAGATGAAGGACGACCTGTTTTCGAGCATCGCTTTTTAAACCGAGCAGGCGCTATCGAAGATGAACCAGGCTTTATCGCATTTAGGCTGTTACGCCCATTAGATTCCGATACGTATATTGTGCTAACACAATGGGCAGGACCTGCATCGTTCGAGGCATGGCAATCCTCACAAGCCTTTAAAAAAGCGCATAGTGAGCGTCCAGCGACCTCTCCTGCGCAAAATATTTTTAGCGGCAAAAGCTATGTAACAAAATATAGCGCGCCAGTAGACGAGGAATAA